In Actinoplanes derwentensis, the following proteins share a genomic window:
- the murG gene encoding undecaprenyldiphospho-muramoylpentapeptide beta-N-acetylglucosaminyltransferase, which produces MAPLRSIVLAGGGTGGHIYPLLAFADALRRRFPDIRITTLGSPKGMENQLIPAAGYDLRSIPAFQLPRSLNLDLLRTPDRMYKSAAAAGEIIDEVQAEVVVGFGGYVSVPAYLAAWRRELPIVIHEVNVPPGVANRMGMKFTKRLAVGFPHQLEQSEVLRNARLVGVPLRTAITRMDRPALRPQALYHFGLRPDLPVLFVSGGSSGARTINLAVAGAAKRLAHAGIQVLHVQGARNDPFEVPNDLPVPYVVVPYLSDMQLGYAAADLMLCRGGAITVAETTALGMPAIYVPYPFSNQEQKRNALPVVESGGGMLVDNSEMTPEWIETNIIPLARDRQRLAAMGTAAAGYGRRDGDEQLLRFVLEAVN; this is translated from the coding sequence ATGGCACCGTTGCGGTCGATCGTTCTCGCCGGCGGGGGGACCGGCGGACACATCTATCCGCTGCTCGCCTTCGCCGATGCTCTGCGGCGCCGTTTCCCGGACATCCGGATCACCACGCTGGGCAGCCCGAAGGGCATGGAGAACCAGCTGATCCCGGCGGCCGGCTACGACCTGCGGTCGATCCCGGCGTTCCAGTTGCCCCGGTCGCTGAACCTCGATCTGCTGCGTACCCCGGACCGGATGTACAAGTCCGCCGCCGCGGCCGGTGAGATCATCGACGAGGTGCAGGCCGAGGTGGTCGTCGGGTTCGGTGGCTACGTGTCGGTGCCCGCCTACCTGGCCGCCTGGCGCCGCGAGTTGCCGATCGTGATCCACGAGGTGAACGTGCCGCCGGGTGTCGCGAACCGGATGGGGATGAAGTTCACCAAGCGGCTAGCCGTCGGGTTCCCGCACCAGCTGGAGCAGTCCGAGGTGCTGCGCAACGCCCGGCTCGTCGGGGTGCCGCTGCGGACCGCGATCACCCGGATGGACCGCCCGGCGCTGCGCCCGCAGGCGCTCTACCACTTCGGGTTGCGGCCGGACCTGCCGGTGTTGTTCGTCTCCGGCGGTTCGTCCGGTGCCCGCACGATCAACCTGGCGGTGGCCGGGGCGGCGAAACGGCTCGCCCACGCCGGCATCCAGGTGCTGCACGTGCAGGGCGCGCGCAACGACCCCTTCGAGGTGCCGAACGACCTGCCGGTCCCCTATGTCGTCGTGCCCTACCTGTCGGACATGCAGCTCGGTTACGCTGCCGCCGACCTGATGCTGTGCCGGGGCGGCGCGATCACGGTGGCCGAGACGACCGCGCTCGGCATGCCGGCGATCTACGTCCCCTATCCGTTCAGCAATCAGGAGCAGAAGCGCAACGCGCTGCCGGTGGTGGAGTCCGGTGGCGGCATGCTGGTGGACAACAGTGAGATGACGCCGGAGTGGATCGAGACCAACATCATCCCGCTGGCCCGGGACCGGCAGCGGCTCGCCGCGATGGGCACTGCTGCCGCCGGGTACGGCCGGCGCGATGGTGACGAGCAGT
- a CDS encoding FtsW/RodA/SpoVE family cell cycle protein, with protein sequence MADDRTQKDRPSLSRQLLPAVHGVLARPLSSYYLLIASCALLLLIGLTMVFSATSVKAFAENGNAFTEISSQAVYALLGLVAFWICQRLPAVTLRVLGRVLLVVALILLALLAAITVLHSAEVIKKPAIGPIKANLNWLYFGPVSMQPGELAKLGMVLWGADVIARKGPALGHWRELAMPLFPVIGLLFVLVGYNDLGTMLVLLALIVGLLWAAGVRLRVFGALGVLGLAGVGLLIAAASRGAGSGTAGADNYRWRRMTAFLQPLEDCETTTSAGQYCYQLVQGRSAIFEGGWFGVGLGKSALKWGWVPEAGNDFIFAIVAEELGVIGCTVVLALLSVLAYTGFRIARRVGDPFRRLAATAITTWLVAQAVINMGGVVKLLPITGLPLPFISAGGTALVVTMAAIGMLASFARAEPDAARALNARPTPRWVRLVWAPLPPVPPPRRPGQARPSAQKKDSGNRAPAGTGRRRS encoded by the coding sequence ATGGCGGACGACCGAACGCAGAAGGACCGCCCGTCACTGAGCCGGCAGCTGCTGCCCGCGGTGCACGGGGTGCTGGCCCGGCCCCTGTCGTCGTACTACCTGCTGATCGCCAGTTGTGCCCTGCTGCTGCTGATCGGGCTCACCATGGTCTTCTCGGCGACGTCGGTGAAGGCGTTCGCGGAGAACGGCAACGCCTTCACCGAGATCAGCAGTCAGGCCGTCTACGCGCTGCTCGGTCTGGTCGCGTTCTGGATCTGTCAGCGGCTGCCCGCGGTCACCCTGCGGGTGCTCGGGCGGGTCCTGCTGGTGGTGGCCCTGATCCTGCTGGCGCTGCTCGCCGCGATCACCGTGCTGCACTCGGCTGAGGTGATCAAGAAGCCGGCGATCGGCCCGATCAAGGCCAACCTGAACTGGCTCTACTTCGGCCCGGTCAGCATGCAGCCGGGTGAACTGGCCAAACTCGGCATGGTGCTGTGGGGTGCCGACGTGATCGCCCGTAAGGGCCCGGCGCTCGGTCACTGGCGGGAGCTGGCGATGCCGCTGTTCCCGGTGATCGGCCTGCTCTTCGTGCTGGTCGGCTACAACGACCTGGGCACCATGCTGGTGCTGCTGGCGCTGATCGTCGGGCTGCTCTGGGCGGCCGGTGTCCGGCTGCGGGTGTTCGGCGCGCTGGGAGTGCTCGGCCTGGCCGGGGTGGGACTGCTGATCGCGGCCGCCTCCCGCGGTGCCGGGTCCGGCACGGCCGGTGCGGACAACTACCGGTGGCGGCGGATGACCGCGTTCCTGCAGCCGCTGGAGGACTGCGAGACGACCACCTCGGCCGGGCAGTACTGCTATCAACTCGTACAAGGCCGGTCGGCGATCTTTGAAGGGGGTTGGTTCGGGGTCGGCCTCGGCAAGAGCGCGCTGAAGTGGGGCTGGGTGCCGGAGGCCGGCAACGACTTCATCTTCGCGATCGTGGCCGAGGAACTGGGCGTGATCGGCTGCACGGTGGTGCTGGCGCTGCTGTCGGTGCTGGCGTACACCGGTTTCCGGATCGCCCGCCGGGTCGGTGACCCGTTCCGCCGGCTCGCGGCCACCGCGATCACCACGTGGCTGGTCGCCCAGGCCGTGATCAACATGGGTGGCGTGGTGAAGCTGCTGCCCATCACCGGACTGCCGCTGCCGTTCATCTCCGCAGGTGGCACCGCCCTCGTCGTGACGATGGCGGCGATCGGCATGCTGGCGTCGTTCGCCCGTGCGGAGCCGGACGCGGCGCGGGCCCTGAACGCCCGTCCGACTCCTCGATGGGTACGACTAGTGTGGGCCCCGCTGCCGCCGGTCCCCCCGCCGAGGCGGCCGGGACAGGCACGCCCCTCGGCTCAGAAGAAGGACTCCGGGAACCGGGCACCCGCTGGTACTGGCAGAAGACGTTCTTAG
- the mraY gene encoding phospho-N-acetylmuramoyl-pentapeptide-transferase translates to MRAVIVAAAVAFLISLFGTPIAIKVFSALKAGQPIRTIGPQTHMGKRGTPTMGGVAFIIATVFAYVAGHLALTTLPDRQIAQEKPTMTALVLLGLFVFCGAVGFLDDFLKVRKKNSDGLSAKGKLLGQLLIGTAFGIAALNFPSTNGQTVVSENISFIRDVDWLNVGKVGSVMVFVFVIMAMSNGVNLTDGLDGLATGASILVLGAYSLIGFWQYRHWCGDNNYVGEAGSQTALHCYQVRDPLEIAMIAAAAAAACVGFLWWNTNPARIFMGDTGALALGGLIGGLAVATRTTLLSIIIGGLFVIITMSVVIQIISFKTTGKRVFRMSPLQHHFELAGWSEVNIVVRFWIIAGICAAIGLGLFYSEHLAVMG, encoded by the coding sequence GTGAGGGCAGTAATCGTCGCGGCCGCGGTCGCCTTTCTCATCTCGCTGTTCGGCACCCCGATCGCGATCAAGGTCTTCTCTGCCCTCAAGGCCGGACAGCCGATCCGTACCATCGGCCCGCAGACCCACATGGGCAAGCGGGGCACCCCCACGATGGGCGGCGTGGCGTTCATCATCGCCACGGTCTTCGCGTACGTGGCCGGGCACCTGGCGCTGACCACCCTGCCGGACCGGCAGATCGCCCAGGAGAAGCCGACCATGACCGCCCTGGTCCTGCTCGGTCTCTTCGTGTTCTGTGGCGCGGTCGGCTTCCTGGACGACTTCCTGAAGGTCCGCAAGAAGAACTCGGACGGTCTCAGCGCCAAGGGCAAGCTCCTCGGCCAGCTGCTGATCGGCACCGCCTTCGGTATCGCCGCGCTCAACTTCCCGAGCACCAACGGCCAGACCGTCGTCAGCGAGAACATCTCCTTCATCCGGGACGTGGACTGGCTGAACGTAGGCAAGGTCGGCTCGGTCATGGTCTTCGTCTTCGTGATCATGGCGATGTCCAACGGCGTGAACCTCACCGACGGCCTCGACGGCCTCGCCACCGGCGCGTCCATCCTGGTCCTCGGCGCCTACTCGCTGATCGGCTTCTGGCAGTACCGGCACTGGTGCGGTGACAACAACTACGTGGGCGAGGCCGGTTCCCAGACCGCACTGCACTGCTACCAGGTCCGGGACCCCCTGGAGATCGCGATGATCGCTGCCGCGGCCGCCGCGGCGTGTGTCGGCTTCCTCTGGTGGAACACCAACCCGGCCCGGATCTTCATGGGCGACACCGGCGCGCTCGCGCTGGGCGGCCTGATCGGCGGCCTGGCCGTGGCCACCCGCACCACGCTGCTCTCGATCATCATCGGCGGCCTGTTCGTCATCATCACGATGTCGGTGGTCATCCAGATCATCTCGTTCAAGACCACCGGCAAGCGCGTCTTCCGGATGTCCCCCCTCCAGCACCACTTCGAACTGGCGGGCTGGAGCGAGGTCAACATCGTGGTCCGCTTCTGGATCATCGCCGGTATCTGCGCCGCCATCGGCCTGGGCCTGTTCTACAGCGAACACCTGGCGGTCATGGGCTAG
- a CDS encoding UDP-N-acetylmuramoyl-tripeptide--D-alanyl-D-alanine ligase, which produces MIPLTLGEIATITGGRVVGDASVQVTGGVEYDSRKIGPGGLFVAFPGEKVDGHDFAGTAVAAGAAAVLSTRETEFPGVVIEDDMLAALAVLARAVVSRLDKLTVVGVTGSSGKTTTKDYIGQLLSRLGPTVALPGSLNNELGFPYTVLQATEETRFLVLEMGARRPGHVRYLTEIARPSIGVVLNVGVAHIGEFGSVDVIAQAKGEMVEALAESGVAVLNADDPRVAAMVSRTAASVVLTGRAETASLRATDVDVDNYGKASYSLISGEKSGRVQLAAAGEHQVANSLAAAAVALAAGLEFDDLVVALGEIGIVSGRRMEVVTRPDGVVLIDDSYNANPSSTAAALRALAAMGSQRRTIAVLGYMAELGEHETSGHAEVGRLAAELGVDRLIAVAENARPILDGAAGVPDWTGTARFAADQAGAIEILQADLRADDVVLVKGSRYRTWDVADWLRRSEEV; this is translated from the coding sequence ATGATCCCTCTCACTCTGGGTGAGATCGCCACGATCACCGGTGGCCGCGTCGTCGGCGACGCCTCCGTTCAGGTGACCGGTGGTGTCGAGTACGACTCTCGCAAGATCGGCCCGGGTGGGCTGTTCGTGGCGTTCCCTGGGGAGAAGGTGGACGGCCACGACTTCGCCGGTACCGCCGTGGCGGCGGGCGCGGCCGCTGTTCTCAGCACCCGGGAGACCGAGTTTCCCGGCGTGGTCATCGAGGACGACATGCTCGCCGCGCTGGCCGTGCTGGCCCGGGCGGTGGTGTCCCGGCTGGACAAGCTGACCGTGGTCGGGGTGACCGGCTCGTCCGGCAAGACCACGACCAAGGACTACATCGGGCAGTTGCTGTCCCGGCTCGGCCCCACCGTGGCGCTGCCCGGTTCGCTCAACAACGAGCTGGGGTTCCCGTACACCGTGCTCCAGGCGACCGAGGAGACCCGGTTCCTGGTGCTGGAGATGGGCGCCCGCCGGCCGGGGCACGTCCGGTACCTGACCGAGATCGCCCGGCCGTCGATCGGCGTGGTGCTGAACGTGGGTGTCGCGCACATCGGTGAGTTCGGCTCGGTGGACGTGATCGCGCAGGCCAAGGGCGAGATGGTCGAGGCGCTGGCGGAGTCCGGGGTCGCGGTCCTGAACGCGGACGACCCGCGGGTGGCGGCGATGGTCTCGCGTACCGCCGCGTCGGTGGTCCTGACCGGCCGGGCCGAGACCGCGTCGCTGCGCGCTACGGATGTGGATGTTGATAACTACGGAAAAGCCTCATATTCTCTGATCTCCGGCGAGAAGTCCGGCCGGGTCCAGCTCGCGGCAGCCGGTGAACACCAGGTGGCGAACTCTCTCGCCGCCGCCGCGGTGGCACTGGCCGCCGGACTGGAGTTCGACGACCTGGTCGTCGCGCTCGGTGAGATCGGCATCGTGTCCGGTCGCCGGATGGAGGTCGTCACCCGCCCCGACGGGGTCGTCCTCATCGACGATTCCTACAACGCCAACCCGTCGTCGACCGCCGCCGCGCTGCGAGCGCTGGCCGCGATGGGTTCGCAACGCCGCACCATCGCCGTGCTCGGCTACATGGCCGAGCTCGGCGAACACGAGACGAGCGGGCACGCCGAAGTCGGGCGGCTCGCCGCCGAACTGGGCGTGGACCGGCTGATCGCGGTCGCCGAGAACGCCCGCCCCATCCTGGACGGCGCCGCCGGCGTGCCGGACTGGACGGGTACCGCCCGATTCGCCGCCGACCAGGCCGGCGCCATCGAGATCCTGCAAGCCGACCTGCGCGCCGACGACGTCGTGCTGGTCAAGGGTTCCCGCTACCGCACGTGGGACGTCGCCGACTGGCTGCGGCGTTCCGAGGAGGTCTGA
- a CDS encoding UDP-N-acetylmuramoyl-L-alanyl-D-glutamate--2,6-diaminopimelate ligase, whose protein sequence is MSGIPRPETVGPCLLARLAELLPADLTGGDVPVTGVTHSSREVRPGDLYAALPGANRHGAEFTADAARSGAVAVLTDPAGRDRALAAGLPVLVADDPRAVLGAAAAAIYGDPSRRLTMIGVTGTAGKTSTSYLVEAGLRAAGKVTGLVGTVETRLGDLVVKSVRTTPEATDLQAILANGVERGVEAVVMEVSSHALVMGRADGIRFAAGGYTNFGQDHLDFHPTSEDYFEAKARLFDGRSAAEVLNFDDPALLPLRRPATITYSASGSPDATWWATGIQPSDFGQTFTAHGPDGLTVETGVALPGLHNVANALLALALLVAAGVDARVAGAGIAACRGVPGRLEQVEAAGEVLGVVDYAHKPNAIVAALAALRGLADTRGGRLICVLGAGGDRDQGKRPLMGEAAAHGSDLVIVTDDNPRTEDPAFVRSGVRAGAEAAHSAAKVIEVAGRRAAIAEAVRMASAGDVIAVLGKGNEQGQEVNGEVLPFDDRIELSAALEARA, encoded by the coding sequence GTGTCCGGCATTCCACGTCCCGAGACCGTTGGCCCTTGCCTGTTGGCACGGCTCGCGGAGCTGCTACCGGCAGATCTGACCGGCGGTGACGTCCCGGTCACCGGTGTAACACACAGCAGTCGAGAAGTCCGTCCGGGTGATCTCTATGCCGCCCTGCCCGGTGCGAACCGGCACGGCGCGGAGTTCACCGCGGACGCCGCCCGCTCCGGCGCGGTGGCCGTCCTGACCGATCCGGCCGGGCGTGATCGCGCGCTCGCCGCCGGGCTGCCGGTGCTGGTGGCCGACGATCCGCGCGCGGTGCTCGGCGCGGCGGCGGCGGCGATCTACGGCGATCCGTCGCGGCGGCTCACCATGATCGGGGTCACCGGGACGGCCGGGAAGACCTCCACGTCCTACCTGGTCGAGGCCGGGCTGCGGGCCGCCGGGAAAGTCACCGGCCTGGTCGGCACGGTGGAGACGCGGCTCGGTGACCTGGTGGTCAAGAGCGTGCGCACCACCCCGGAGGCCACCGACCTGCAGGCGATCCTCGCCAATGGCGTCGAGCGTGGCGTCGAGGCGGTCGTCATGGAGGTCTCCAGCCACGCGCTGGTGATGGGCCGGGCCGACGGCATCCGGTTCGCGGCCGGCGGCTACACCAACTTCGGCCAGGACCACCTGGACTTCCACCCGACCTCGGAGGACTACTTCGAGGCCAAGGCCCGGCTCTTCGACGGCCGGTCGGCTGCCGAGGTGCTCAACTTCGACGATCCGGCGCTGCTGCCGTTGCGGCGACCGGCGACGATCACCTACTCGGCCTCCGGTTCGCCGGACGCGACCTGGTGGGCCACCGGCATCCAGCCGTCCGATTTCGGGCAGACCTTCACCGCGCACGGGCCGGACGGGCTGACCGTCGAGACCGGCGTCGCCCTGCCCGGCCTGCACAACGTGGCGAACGCGCTGCTCGCGCTGGCGCTGCTGGTCGCGGCCGGAGTGGACGCCCGGGTCGCCGGCGCGGGCATCGCGGCCTGCCGCGGCGTACCCGGCCGGCTGGAGCAGGTCGAGGCGGCCGGCGAGGTCCTCGGGGTGGTCGACTACGCGCACAAGCCCAACGCGATCGTGGCGGCACTCGCCGCGCTGCGTGGCCTGGCCGACACCCGCGGCGGGCGGCTGATCTGCGTGCTCGGCGCCGGCGGCGACCGGGACCAGGGCAAACGGCCGCTGATGGGCGAGGCCGCGGCGCACGGTTCCGACCTGGTGATCGTCACGGACGACAACCCCAGGACCGAGGACCCCGCTTTCGTACGATCGGGCGTGCGCGCCGGAGCCGAGGCCGCCCACTCCGCGGCCAAGGTGATCGAGGTCGCGGGCCGGCGGGCGGCGATCGCCGAGGCCGTCCGGATGGCCTCGGCGGGTGACGTCATCGCCGTGCTCGGCAAGGGCAATGAGCAGGGCCAGGAGGTCAACGGCGAAGTGCTGCCGTTCGACGACCGTATCGAACTGTCCGCCGCACTGGAGGCTCGAGCATGA
- a CDS encoding penicillin-binding transpeptidase domain-containing protein encodes MSPRDDEKPRRASQSRRGSSPDLPGEESGDDPREGRRGRSSIGEARAYTPRGRTVAERGRVPRNAGRNADPFRPALQVLDGGESTPRTQRGRGRAADQPPAQRDADQPRTRATSRAREENRAREENRAREENRAREETRDARSKETRDARAKETRESRVKESRESRVRETRDSRERRDRRDERDARERRPERRPAPGPNRRVTDRGRGPSGRTANPRRPVPAEPPKLANSSRRLRLGTVLALSLFVTIGVRLVVLQVATSPEEAASLLELRENRLSSVTLPAPRGSILDRNGNVLAHSVEARYVYADPENPLLQKNVAGTAAQLAPLLGVAQSELIADMQRTKLVEGWLKFRYLARGVNVAVADKIDALALPGIYTHLDERRDVPGKDLASNLIGFTGAGDEQRGLEGLEARFDDLLHGIDGKRVFEVGAGKLNKPIPDGFQQDTAAQPGSSLQLTIDQDLQYQVQRVLDTAGKSKGASIGGAVVLDVKTGEVLAQASYPSYNAANWQKVDAVDRIDVPTSVITDPGSVHKAFIFGAALQEGLITPDELITISPAIIKGGVPFKDSHQQKKGTRMTLPGLLAYSSNVGTILIADKLGKEKVYEYQQKFGLGAVTGEGMPGEASGELLKPEDWSGSAYGSVPIGHSVSATLIQMAAGYAAIANDGVYIQPHLIKATISGEDGTVDPAAEPKTHRVLDTEVARQLREMMEAVVDVEGGTGGAAAVKGYRVAGKTGTGNMLIDGQYTSHNASSFIGMAPAENPRYVIAVSMDVSNGGGGDVSAGPFSDMMSYALLHNLVPPSSSEAPTFKIKE; translated from the coding sequence GTGTCGCCACGAGACGACGAGAAACCGCGCCGGGCGAGTCAGTCCCGGCGTGGTTCGTCACCGGACCTGCCCGGCGAGGAATCGGGCGACGACCCGCGCGAGGGCCGTCGCGGCCGCTCCAGCATCGGCGAGGCGCGGGCCTACACCCCACGTGGGCGGACCGTGGCCGAGCGAGGGCGGGTGCCGCGTAACGCCGGCCGTAACGCCGATCCGTTCCGGCCGGCACTGCAGGTTCTCGACGGTGGCGAGAGCACCCCGCGCACGCAGCGCGGCCGGGGCCGGGCCGCCGACCAGCCGCCGGCTCAGCGTGACGCCGACCAGCCCCGCACCCGAGCCACCTCCCGGGCCCGCGAGGAGAACCGGGCCCGCGAGGAGAACCGGGCCCGCGAGGAGAACCGGGCCCGCGAGGAGACCCGGGACGCCCGGAGCAAGGAGACCCGAGACGCCCGGGCCAAGGAGACCCGGGAGAGCCGGGTCAAGGAAAGCCGGGAGAGCCGGGTCAGGGAGACCCGGGACAGCCGGGAACGGCGGGACCGCCGCGACGAACGGGACGCCCGGGAGCGGAGGCCCGAGCGCCGTCCGGCTCCGGGCCCCAACCGCCGGGTCACCGACCGTGGACGGGGCCCGTCCGGGCGTACCGCCAATCCAAGAAGGCCGGTCCCGGCCGAACCGCCGAAACTCGCCAACAGCTCCCGTCGCCTGCGTCTGGGCACGGTTTTGGCTCTGTCGCTCTTCGTCACCATCGGTGTGCGCCTGGTCGTGCTGCAGGTGGCGACCTCGCCGGAGGAGGCCGCGAGCCTGCTCGAACTGCGGGAGAACCGGCTGAGCAGTGTCACGCTGCCGGCGCCGCGGGGCAGCATCCTGGACCGCAACGGCAACGTGCTGGCGCACAGCGTCGAGGCGCGTTACGTCTACGCCGACCCGGAGAACCCCCTGCTGCAGAAGAACGTCGCCGGTACGGCCGCCCAGCTCGCGCCCCTGCTCGGGGTCGCGCAGTCGGAGCTGATCGCCGACATGCAGCGCACCAAGCTGGTGGAGGGGTGGCTGAAGTTCCGCTACCTGGCCCGTGGTGTGAACGTGGCGGTGGCCGACAAGATCGACGCGCTGGCGCTGCCCGGCATCTACACGCACCTCGACGAGCGGCGTGACGTACCCGGCAAGGATCTGGCGTCGAACCTGATCGGCTTCACCGGCGCCGGGGACGAGCAGCGCGGCCTGGAAGGGCTGGAGGCGCGTTTCGACGACCTGCTGCACGGCATCGACGGCAAACGGGTCTTCGAGGTCGGCGCGGGCAAGCTGAACAAGCCGATCCCGGACGGGTTCCAGCAGGACACCGCGGCGCAGCCGGGCAGTTCGCTGCAGCTCACCATCGATCAGGACCTGCAGTACCAGGTGCAGCGGGTGCTGGACACGGCGGGCAAGTCGAAGGGCGCGTCGATCGGTGGCGCGGTGGTCCTGGACGTGAAGACCGGCGAGGTGCTCGCACAGGCGAGCTACCCGTCGTACAACGCGGCGAACTGGCAGAAGGTCGACGCCGTGGACCGGATCGACGTGCCGACCAGCGTCATCACCGACCCGGGGTCGGTGCACAAGGCGTTCATCTTCGGTGCGGCGCTCCAGGAGGGCCTGATCACGCCGGACGAGCTGATCACGATCAGCCCGGCGATCATCAAGGGTGGTGTCCCCTTCAAGGACTCCCACCAGCAGAAGAAGGGCACCCGGATGACGTTGCCGGGGCTGCTCGCCTACTCGTCCAACGTGGGCACCATCCTGATCGCCGACAAGCTCGGCAAGGAGAAGGTCTACGAGTACCAGCAGAAGTTCGGGCTGGGTGCGGTGACCGGGGAGGGCATGCCCGGTGAGGCGTCCGGAGAGCTGCTCAAACCCGAGGACTGGAGCGGATCGGCGTACGGGTCGGTGCCGATCGGCCACAGTGTCTCGGCGACGCTGATCCAGATGGCCGCCGGGTACGCCGCGATCGCCAACGACGGCGTCTACATCCAGCCGCACCTGATCAAGGCCACCATCTCCGGCGAGGACGGCACGGTCGATCCGGCCGCCGAGCCGAAGACGCACCGGGTGCTGGACACCGAGGTGGCTCGTCAGTTGCGCGAGATGATGGAGGCGGTGGTCGACGTCGAGGGTGGCACCGGCGGTGCCGCGGCGGTCAAGGGTTACCGGGTGGCGGGTAAGACCGGCACCGGCAACATGCTCATCGACGGGCAGTACACCAGCCACAACGCCAGTTCGTTCATCGGGATGGCCCCGGCCGAGAACCCGCGGTACGTGATCGCGGTGTCCATGGACGTCAGCAACGGCGGTGGCGGTGACGTGTCGGCCGGGCCGTTCAGCGACATGATGTCGTACGCCCTGCTGCATAACCTTGTGCCACCGTCCAGTAGCGAGGCGCCAACCTTCAAGATCAAGGAATGA
- the rsmH gene encoding 16S rRNA (cytosine(1402)-N(4))-methyltransferase RsmH, whose amino-acid sequence MGIWRYGWATGPDSNMEQTSETRAVTAMGVDMGEPRGTHVPVLLERCLELLDPALRLPGSIHVDFTLGLGGHAEAVLERYPDVVLVGLDRDTEALAHARHRLIRFGDRAHLVHAVYDELPRVLSELGFPAIHSGLFDLGVSSLQLDEADRGFAYSQDAPLDMRMDQSRGVTAEEVVNAYPPGDLVRVLRQYGEEKFAPRIVQSIVRERAKGRISSTARLAELIKDAIPAAARRTGGNPAKRTFQALRIEVNAELEVLEGAVPAALDALAPSGRLVVMSYQSLEDRIVKRALTARARSTGPVDLPVELPGTGPSLRLLTRGSEPPSEAEVAANPRAASVKLRAVERIGEQEQAGRTGKAFGTGRERPRGNGKAG is encoded by the coding sequence ATGGGGATCTGGCGGTACGGATGGGCGACCGGGCCGGACAGCAATATGGAACAAACGAGTGAAACGCGAGCAGTTACGGCGATGGGGGTCGACATGGGGGAGCCGCGGGGCACACACGTGCCAGTGCTGCTCGAGCGCTGTCTGGAACTGCTCGACCCCGCCCTCAGGCTGCCGGGTTCCATCCACGTCGACTTCACGCTGGGTCTGGGCGGGCACGCCGAGGCGGTCCTGGAGCGGTACCCGGACGTCGTCCTGGTCGGGCTCGACCGGGACACCGAGGCGCTGGCGCACGCCCGGCATCGGCTGATCCGGTTCGGCGATCGGGCGCATCTGGTGCACGCGGTCTATGACGAGTTGCCGCGGGTCCTCAGCGAGCTGGGTTTTCCGGCGATCCACAGTGGGCTCTTCGACCTCGGGGTCTCGTCGTTGCAGCTGGACGAGGCGGATCGTGGTTTCGCGTACTCCCAGGACGCTCCGCTGGACATGCGGATGGACCAGTCCCGGGGCGTGACCGCCGAGGAGGTCGTCAACGCGTACCCGCCGGGTGATCTTGTTCGCGTTTTGCGGCAGTACGGCGAGGAGAAGTTCGCACCGCGGATCGTCCAGTCGATCGTGCGGGAACGGGCGAAGGGCCGGATCTCCTCTACGGCGCGCCTGGCCGAGCTGATCAAGGACGCGATCCCGGCCGCCGCGCGGCGAACAGGTGGAAATCCGGCAAAAAGGACGTTCCAGGCACTACGTATTGAGGTCAACGCCGAGTTGGAGGTCCTGGAAGGGGCTGTTCCGGCGGCGTTGGACGCCTTGGCACCCAGCGGGCGACTTGTGGTGATGAGTTATCAATCGTTGGAGGACAGGATCGTCAAGCGCGCGCTCACCGCGAGGGCACGCAGTACCGGGCCGGTCGACCTGCCGGTCGAGCTGCCCGGCACCGGTCCCAGCCTCCGTCTCCTCACCAGGGGGTCGGAGCCGCCCAGCGAGGCCGAGGTGGCTGCCAACCCGAGGGCGGCCTCGGTGAAGCTGCGGGCGGTGGAACGGATCGGCGAGCAGGAGCAGGCGGGCAGGACCGGCAAGGCGTTCGGAACCGGCCGCGAGCGGCCCCGGGGGAACGGGAAAGCCGGGTAG
- the mraZ gene encoding division/cell wall cluster transcriptional repressor MraZ — MFLGTHTPRLDEKGRLILPAKFRDELAGGVVITKGQERCLYVFPMPEFQRIAGQLREAPVTNKAARAYSRVFFASAHDEVPDKQGRVTIPAHLREYASLGRDLVVIGASTRVEIWDKQSWDDYLSASEEDFADIEEGVLPGGL; from the coding sequence ATGTTTCTCGGCACGCACACCCCGCGCCTCGACGAGAAGGGCCGGCTGATCCTCCCGGCGAAGTTCCGTGATGAGCTGGCGGGAGGTGTCGTGATCACGAAGGGGCAGGAGCGCTGTCTTTACGTGTTCCCGATGCCGGAGTTCCAGCGCATCGCCGGTCAGCTGCGTGAGGCTCCGGTCACCAACAAGGCCGCCCGGGCTTACAGCCGGGTGTTCTTCGCGAGTGCGCACGACGAGGTTCCCGACAAGCAGGGCCGGGTGACGATTCCAGCCCATTTGCGGGAGTATGCCAGTCTCGGTCGCGACCTAGTCGTGATCGGTGCGAGCACCCGTGTGGAGATCTGGGACAAACAGTCCTGGGACGACTACCTCTCGGCGAGCGAGGAAGACTTCGCCGACATCGAGGAGGGGGTGCTGCCCGGCGGACTGTAG